In Anopheles gambiae chromosome 2, idAnoGambNW_F1_1, whole genome shotgun sequence, a single window of DNA contains:
- the LOC3290711 gene encoding uncharacterized protein LOC3290711, translating to MFSFKGRHLYALGLILCTLELQYITAITPQSLHQLSPIIEQKQPPPPAPSSVIRQSIDTKAKLVGINRALHERLQQTRANLRPLQARAAQLQHRFDEYQRTAGARRPPSSGLAARGARTERNQLLQEAHRLRAAVERKLQGFGTLDQRYRSMRTLLEPKTKSAGLPRAWLDRDTERQMELNERIYKNIIDLLVHLIECPVNIIHDVMGHDVPADGPTTTTAGPPLPSDSAQEVEEGTDTDGNTLYDEPVELNADIDDTVPWLEEFHY from the exons ATGTTTTCATTCAAAGGACGTCATTTGTATGCGTTAGGATTGATACTGTGCACATTGGAGCTGCAGTACATCACAG CAATTACACCACAATCGCTGCACCAACTATCACCAATCATCGAACAgaagcaaccaccaccaccagcaccatcatcTGTAATTCGGCAATCCATCGACACCAAAGCGAAACTGGTAGGCATTAATCGTGCCCTGCACGAACGGCTACAGCAGACCCGCGCCAATCTGCGCCCCTTACAAGCACGAGCCGCACAGTTACAGCACCGCTTCGACGAGTACCAGCGTACCGCCGGCGCACGGCGACCGCCGTCATCCGGGCTTGCTGCCAGGGGGGCTCGCACCGAGCGCAATCAACTGCTCCAGGAAGCCCATCGACTTCGGGCCGCTGTCGAACGAAAGTTACAGGGCTTCGGTACGCTGGACCAGCGCTACCGAAGCATGCGAACGTTACTCGAGCCGAAAACGAAGAGCGCTGGACTGCCCCGGGCATGGCTCGATCGGGATACCGAGCGGCAGATGGAGTTGAACGAGCGCATCTACAAGAACATCATCGACCTGCTAGTGCACCTGATCGAGTGTCCGGTTAACATCATACACGACGTAATGGGGCACGACGTGCCAGCAGATGGcccaacaaccaccaccgccggacCACCGCTCCCGTCTGATAGTGCGCAAGAGGTTGAGGAGGGAACCGATACGGACGGCAACACGCTTTACGACGAGCCCGTCGAGCTGAACGCGGATATCGATGATACCGTGCCGTGGTTGGAGGAGTTTCATTACTAA